A part of Deinococcus aerius genomic DNA contains:
- a CDS encoding HAD family hydrolase: protein MDPREDILLLDVDGVLVTPPEFFGVRLLREHPEAARAFFFGPFVEASTGRSDLLTHLPAFLKELGRPQTPQAFLREWLESENHPNPGLWAAVEELRAAGWRVHLATNQEAHRTRHLLDEVGLGQLVEGHFASSAVGHRKPVPDYFAEVTRRLGVPPAHLVFWDDSHENVAAAQAAGWRAFRYEDVPTFRRVMGLPVADPALTRG from the coding sequence GTGGATCCCCGCGAAGACATTCTGCTGCTGGACGTGGACGGCGTGCTGGTCACGCCACCTGAATTTTTCGGGGTGCGGCTGCTCCGGGAACATCCCGAGGCGGCCCGCGCCTTTTTCTTCGGCCCCTTCGTGGAAGCGTCCACCGGGCGCAGCGACCTGCTGACGCACCTCCCGGCCTTTCTGAAGGAACTGGGGCGCCCCCAGACGCCGCAAGCTTTCCTGCGCGAGTGGCTGGAGTCCGAAAACCACCCCAACCCCGGCCTGTGGGCGGCCGTGGAGGAACTGCGCGCGGCGGGCTGGAGGGTTCACCTCGCCACCAACCAGGAGGCCCACCGCACCCGGCACCTGCTGGACGAGGTGGGCCTGGGTCAGCTGGTGGAGGGCCACTTCGCCAGCTCCGCGGTGGGTCACCGCAAGCCCGTGCCGGACTACTTCGCCGAGGTCACCCGGCGGCTGGGCGTGCCCCCCGCCCACCTGGTGTTCTGGGATGACAGCCACGAGAACGTGGCGGCGGCTCAGGCCGCGGGCTGGCGGGCCTTCCGGTACGAGGACGTGCCCACGTTCCGCCGCGTGATGGGCCTGCCGGTCGCTGACCCGGCCCTCACACGGGGCTAG
- the pstB gene encoding phosphate ABC transporter ATP-binding protein PstB encodes MTPLLSARNVSIFYGDKQAVRDVNLDIQPGTVNALIGPSGCGKTTFLRAVNRMHDLTPGARVTGTLLLDGENMYGPGVDPVTMRRRVGMVFQKPNPFPTMSVFDNVVSGLKLAGVRDGKRLMEVAERSLRGAALWEEVKDRLKTPATGLSGGQQQRLCIARALAVEPEILLMDEPTSALDPASTAKIEDLMTDLKKVTTIIIVTHNMHQAARVSDTTSFFLNGDLVEHGVTDQIFTSPRDERTEAYVTGRFG; translated from the coding sequence ATGACCCCCCTCCTCAGTGCCCGGAACGTCAGCATCTTTTACGGCGACAAGCAGGCCGTGCGGGACGTGAACCTGGACATTCAGCCCGGCACCGTCAACGCCCTGATCGGTCCCAGCGGCTGCGGCAAGACCACCTTTCTGCGCGCCGTCAACCGCATGCACGACCTCACCCCCGGCGCCCGCGTCACGGGCACCCTGCTGCTCGACGGCGAGAATATGTATGGCCCCGGCGTGGACCCGGTGACCATGCGTCGCCGCGTGGGCATGGTCTTCCAGAAGCCCAACCCCTTCCCCACCATGAGCGTCTTCGACAACGTGGTGAGCGGCCTGAAGCTCGCGGGGGTGCGGGATGGCAAGCGCCTGATGGAGGTCGCCGAACGCTCCCTGCGCGGCGCGGCCCTCTGGGAAGAGGTGAAAGACCGCCTCAAGACCCCCGCCACCGGCCTCTCCGGCGGGCAGCAGCAGCGGCTGTGCATTGCCCGCGCCCTGGCCGTCGAGCCCGAGATCCTGCTGATGGACGAGCCGACCTCGGCGCTCGACCCGGCCAGCACCGCGAAGATCGAGGACCTGATGACGGACCTCAAAAAGGTCACGACCATCATCATCGTGACGCACAACATGCACCAGGCCGCCCGGGTCTCGGATACCACCTCCTTCTTCCTGAATGGCGACCTCGTCGAACATGGGGTCACCGATCAGATCTTCACCAGCCCGCGCGACGAGCGGACGGAAGCGTACGTCACGGGCCGCTTCGGGTAA
- the pstA gene encoding phosphate ABC transporter permease PstA, with protein MMRVASAAPARPGARLSPARRVKNLLMGALILLASALVVAPLILIFVYLLREGLGAMNLAFFTKTPAPEGEAGGGLLNAITGSLLMLAMASVIGVVIGVAGGIFLAEYPRHRLMPTIRMLSDVLAGIPAIVMGLVAYGLIVLHFGFSGLAGALALGFLMIPIVVRTTEEVLKLVPLSVREAGLALGLPQWLVILRIVLPAAAGGIVTGVMLALARVAGEAAPLLFTAFGNNNVNLDPTKPMSALPLEIYRGATSAYDENQRLAKAGALLLITLIFVTSLLARRASRRR; from the coding sequence ATGATGCGCGTCGCCTCCGCCGCCCCCGCCCGCCCGGGTGCCCGGCTCAGCCCCGCCCGGCGGGTCAAGAACCTGCTGATGGGCGCGCTGATCCTGCTCGCCTCGGCGCTCGTCGTCGCGCCCCTGATCCTGATCTTCGTGTACCTGCTGCGGGAGGGCCTGGGGGCGATGAACCTCGCCTTCTTCACCAAGACTCCGGCGCCCGAGGGCGAGGCGGGGGGCGGACTGCTCAATGCCATCACCGGCAGCCTGCTGATGCTGGCGATGGCCAGTGTGATCGGCGTGGTGATCGGTGTGGCGGGCGGCATCTTTCTCGCCGAGTACCCCCGGCACCGCCTGATGCCCACCATTCGCATGCTCAGCGACGTGCTCGCCGGAATTCCCGCCATCGTGATGGGCCTGGTCGCCTACGGCCTGATCGTGCTGCACTTCGGCTTCTCGGGGCTGGCCGGGGCGCTCGCCCTCGGGTTTCTGATGATCCCCATCGTGGTCCGCACGACCGAGGAAGTGCTGAAACTGGTGCCGCTGAGCGTGCGCGAGGCGGGGCTGGCGCTGGGGTTGCCGCAGTGGCTGGTCATTCTGCGGATCGTGCTGCCCGCCGCCGCTGGCGGGATCGTGACTGGGGTGATGCTCGCCCTGGCCCGGGTGGCGGGGGAAGCCGCGCCGCTGCTCTTCACGGCCTTTGGCAACAACAACGTCAACCTCGACCCCACCAAGCCGATGAGCGCCCTGCCGCTGGAGATTTACCGTGGCGCCACGAGCGCCTACGACGAGAACCAGCGCCTCGCCAAGGCGGGTGCCCTGCTCCTCATCACCCTGATTTTCGTGACCAGCCTGCTCGCCCGGCGGGCCAGCCGCCGCCGGTAG
- the pstC gene encoding phosphate ABC transporter permease subunit PstC: MSEPARSSPVRSRPGAALSSRSDRTFQVLILALASVIGLVFVLSVYQLARESWPALQAFGWHFFTERTWNPVQERFGAVAMIVGTLVTSFAALAISVPLAVASALFVAEYAPRWLANPVGYLIELLAAVPSVVYGLWALFVIAPILGRWQTAYFLNPENVATLTRCNELWAQQQTSLQCFFVPSGAGGRGLALAIIILTVMILPYTASVARDVIRLVPQDQREAMYALGATKWEVISRAILPYARAGILGGVILALGRALGETLAVAMVIGDSQEILKSLWGGASTMASVIANQFGDAQAALHRSSVVTLGLTLFFVSVVVNFAARLIIARLTPKGIQ; encoded by the coding sequence ATGAGTGAACCTGCCCGATCCTCCCCCGTCCGTTCCCGGCCCGGCGCCGCGCTGTCGAGCCGCAGCGACCGCACCTTTCAGGTCCTGATCCTCGCGCTCGCGTCGGTGATTGGGCTGGTGTTCGTGCTGAGCGTCTACCAGCTCGCCCGCGAGTCCTGGCCCGCGCTGCAAGCCTTCGGCTGGCACTTTTTCACCGAGCGCACCTGGAACCCGGTGCAGGAGCGCTTCGGCGCGGTCGCCATGATCGTCGGCACCCTGGTGACCAGCTTCGCCGCCCTCGCCATCAGCGTGCCGCTCGCGGTCGCCAGCGCCCTGTTCGTGGCCGAGTACGCGCCGAGGTGGCTGGCGAACCCGGTGGGCTACCTGATCGAGCTGCTCGCCGCCGTGCCCAGCGTGGTGTACGGCCTGTGGGCGCTGTTCGTGATCGCGCCCATTCTGGGCCGGTGGCAGACGGCCTACTTCCTGAACCCGGAGAACGTCGCCACCCTCACCCGGTGCAACGAGCTGTGGGCGCAGCAGCAGACGAGCCTCCAGTGCTTCTTCGTGCCGTCGGGCGCGGGGGGGCGCGGCCTGGCCCTCGCCATCATCATCCTGACCGTGATGATCCTGCCGTATACGGCCTCGGTGGCGCGGGACGTGATCCGCCTGGTGCCGCAGGACCAGCGTGAGGCGATGTACGCCCTGGGCGCAACGAAATGGGAGGTCATCTCCCGGGCGATCCTGCCCTATGCCCGCGCCGGGATTCTGGGCGGCGTGATCCTCGCCCTCGGCCGCGCGCTGGGCGAGACGCTGGCCGTGGCGATGGTGATCGGCGACAGCCAGGAGATTCTCAAGAGCCTCTGGGGCGGTGCCAGCACGATGGCCTCGGTGATCGCCAACCAGTTCGGGGACGCGCAGGCGGCGCTGCACCGCTCCAGCGTGGTCACCCTGGGCCTGACCCTCTTCTTCGTCAGCGTGGTCGTCAACTTCGCCGCCCGCCTCATCATCGCGCGGCTCACGCCGAAAGGCATTCAATGA
- the pstS gene encoding phosphate ABC transporter substrate-binding protein PstS produces MKKTFLLGLALMTTGMAAAQTTLTGAGASFPYPLYSKMFAEYKDATGVNVNYQSVGSGAGQKQILERTVDFAGSDNPMSDETLKSAPAPLLHIPTAIGAVVPAYNLPGVTQPLKFTGRVLADIYLGKIKTWNDKAIAALNPGVTIPPLPITVARRSDGSGTTYVFSDYLSKVSGEWKSKVGVGNSLQWPVGTGAKGNDGVASVVKSTPGAIGYVELVYAKQNKLPFGSVQNRAGKFVLADNGPAAAAALGVVIPKDTRVSLTNSANANAYPIASFTYVIFYQDQKYGNRTEAQAKALKNLLGWMVTTGQGYNEGLDYARLPANVVNKARTIINSMTYGGKKL; encoded by the coding sequence ATGAAGAAGACCTTCCTCCTGGGCCTGGCCCTGATGACGACCGGCATGGCGGCGGCGCAGACGACCCTCACGGGTGCGGGCGCCTCGTTCCCCTACCCCCTCTACTCCAAGATGTTCGCCGAATACAAGGACGCCACCGGCGTCAACGTCAACTACCAGTCCGTCGGCAGCGGCGCCGGACAGAAGCAGATTCTGGAGCGCACCGTCGACTTCGCGGGGTCGGACAACCCCATGAGCGACGAGACGCTGAAGAGCGCCCCGGCCCCCCTGCTGCACATCCCCACCGCCATCGGCGCGGTCGTGCCCGCCTACAACCTCCCCGGAGTGACCCAGCCCCTGAAATTCACGGGGCGGGTGCTGGCCGACATCTACCTGGGCAAGATCAAGACCTGGAACGACAAGGCCATCGCGGCCCTGAACCCCGGCGTGACGATTCCCCCGCTGCCCATCACGGTGGCCCGCCGCAGCGACGGGTCCGGGACGACCTACGTGTTCTCCGACTACCTGAGCAAGGTCAGTGGCGAGTGGAAGAGCAAGGTGGGGGTGGGCAACAGCCTGCAGTGGCCGGTCGGGACTGGCGCCAAGGGCAACGACGGCGTGGCGAGTGTGGTCAAAAGCACGCCGGGGGCCATCGGGTACGTGGAGCTGGTGTACGCCAAGCAGAACAAGCTGCCCTTCGGCAGCGTGCAAAACCGCGCCGGGAAGTTCGTGCTGGCCGATAACGGCCCGGCGGCGGCGGCGGCGCTGGGCGTGGTGATTCCCAAGGACACCCGGGTGAGCCTGACGAACAGCGCGAACGCGAACGCCTACCCGATTGCCAGCTTCACCTACGTGATCTTCTACCAGGACCAGAAGTACGGCAACCGGACCGAGGCGCAGGCGAAGGCCCTGAAGAACCTGCTCGGCTGGATGGTCACCACCGGCCAGGGCTACAACGAGGGGCTGGATTACGCCCGGCTGCCCGCCAACGTCGTCAACAAGGCCAGGACCATCATCAACTCGATGACTTACGGCGGCAAGAAGCTGTAA